The following are from one region of the Streptomyces changanensis genome:
- a CDS encoding NUDIX hydrolase, whose product MSLHTDAVRVLEGYGDQEELRRTYLDHLAAHEDAMWKACAAGHLTASALVVDPERGRVLLTLHRKLRMWLQMGGHCEPGDRTMAAAALREATEESGIPGLDLLPGGPVRLDRHATPCAWHLDVQYAAVAPPDAVEAISDESLDLRWYAYDDVADVADASVVRLVQRTLTRL is encoded by the coding sequence GTGAGCCTGCACACCGACGCGGTCCGCGTACTGGAGGGGTACGGGGACCAGGAAGAGCTGCGCCGGACGTACCTGGATCACCTCGCGGCGCACGAGGACGCCATGTGGAAGGCGTGCGCGGCGGGCCACCTCACCGCCAGCGCCCTGGTCGTGGACCCGGAGCGGGGCAGGGTGCTGCTGACGCTGCACCGGAAGCTGCGCATGTGGCTGCAGATGGGCGGGCACTGCGAGCCCGGCGACCGGACGATGGCCGCGGCGGCGCTGCGGGAGGCGACCGAGGAGTCAGGCATCCCCGGACTGGACCTGCTGCCGGGCGGCCCCGTCCGGCTCGACCGACACGCCACGCCCTGCGCCTGGCACCTCGACGTGCAGTACGCGGCGGTGGCGCCGCCGGACGCGGTGGAGGCCATCAGCGACGAGTCGCTGGACCTGCGCTGGTACGCGTACGACGACGTGGCGGACGTGGCCGACGCGTCGGTGGTCCGGCTGGTCCAGCGAACGCTGACGCGGCTGTAG
- a CDS encoding molybdenum cofactor biosynthesis protein MoaE: protein MAPTYDHPGERAAADPIRLLAVRDTPLSLDEVFRAVGDDAAGGTALFVGTVRNHDGGADVDALGYSSHPSAEAELRRVAEKVVAEYPVRALAAVHRVGDLVVGDLAVVVAVSCPHRAEAFAACRKLIDDLKHEVPIWKHQRFSDGTEEWVGSC from the coding sequence ATGGCACCCACCTACGACCACCCCGGCGAGCGGGCCGCCGCCGACCCGATCCGGTTGCTGGCCGTCCGCGACACCCCGCTCTCCCTGGACGAGGTGTTCCGGGCCGTCGGCGACGACGCGGCCGGCGGGACCGCGCTGTTCGTGGGCACCGTGCGCAACCACGACGGGGGTGCCGACGTCGACGCGCTCGGCTACTCCAGCCACCCCTCCGCCGAGGCGGAACTGCGGCGGGTCGCCGAGAAGGTCGTCGCGGAGTACCCCGTGCGCGCCCTGGCCGCCGTGCACCGGGTGGGCGACCTGGTCGTGGGCGACCTCGCGGTGGTCGTCGCCGTGTCCTGCCCGCACCGTGCGGAGGCGTTCGCGGCCTGCCGGAAGCTGATCGACGACCTCAAGCACGAGGTCCCCATCTGGAAGCACCAGCGCTTCTCGGACGGCACCGAGGAGTGGGTCGGCTCCTGCTGA
- a CDS encoding SDR family oxidoreductase — protein sequence MSSPDPQVRAARNRSTPSAARGPVVAVTGAASGLGDMLTRRLAASEEIRQVIAIDERRGEVAEAQWHILDVRDPAIAEKLRGADVVVHLALDLDLETDAAARTAYNVRGTQTVLTAAAAAGVRRAVLCTSAMVYGALPDNDIPLSEDAELRATAEATGVGDLLEIERLARRAPRAHPGLHITVVRPAVLVGGTDTALTRYFESPRLLVVAGSRPAWQFCHVEDLVSALEYAALEKVEGEFAVGCDGWLEQEEVEELSGIRRMELPSAVALGAAARLHRIGLTPSPAGDLAYTMHPWVVSVGRLHDAGWRPSWTNEEVLTALLEEVAGRHTVAGRRLGRKDATAAGAAGATVALLGTAALVRRARRRRGL from the coding sequence GTGAGTTCCCCAGATCCGCAGGTTCGCGCAGCGCGAAACCGTTCAACCCCGTCCGCCGCCCGGGGGCCCGTCGTCGCGGTCACGGGCGCCGCGTCCGGCCTCGGCGACATGCTGACCCGGCGCCTGGCCGCTTCGGAGGAGATCCGGCAGGTCATCGCCATCGACGAGCGCCGCGGCGAGGTGGCCGAGGCGCAGTGGCACATCCTGGACGTACGGGATCCGGCCATCGCCGAGAAGCTGCGCGGCGCGGACGTCGTGGTGCACCTCGCCCTCGACCTGGACCTGGAGACGGACGCCGCCGCCCGTACCGCGTACAACGTGCGCGGTACGCAGACGGTGCTGACCGCCGCCGCGGCCGCGGGGGTCCGCCGAGCCGTGCTGTGCACCTCCGCCATGGTCTACGGCGCCCTCCCGGACAACGACATCCCGCTGTCCGAGGACGCCGAGCTGCGGGCGACGGCCGAGGCGACCGGTGTGGGCGACCTCCTGGAGATCGAGCGCCTGGCCCGCCGGGCGCCACGCGCGCACCCCGGCCTGCACATCACGGTCGTGCGCCCCGCCGTGCTCGTCGGCGGCACCGACACCGCCCTGACCCGCTACTTCGAGTCGCCGCGGCTGCTCGTCGTGGCCGGATCCCGTCCGGCCTGGCAGTTCTGCCACGTGGAGGACCTGGTCAGCGCCCTGGAGTACGCGGCGCTGGAGAAGGTCGAGGGGGAGTTCGCGGTCGGCTGCGACGGCTGGTTGGAGCAGGAGGAGGTCGAGGAGCTGAGCGGCATCCGGCGCATGGAGCTGCCGTCGGCCGTCGCGCTCGGCGCCGCCGCCAGGCTCCACCGCATCGGGCTCACCCCCTCACCGGCCGGTGACCTCGCGTACACGATGCACCCGTGGGTGGTGAGCGTGGGCCGGCTCCACGACGCGGGATGGCGGCCGAGCTGGACGAACGAGGAGGTGCTGACCGCGCTCCTGGAGGAGGTCGCGGGCCGGCACACCGTCGCGGGCCGCCGCCTCGGCCGCAAGGACGCCACGGCGGCGGGGGCGGCGGGCGCCACGGTGGCCCTGCTCGGTACGGCCGCCCTCGTCCGCCGTGCCCGCCGGCGCCGCGGCCTGTAG
- a CDS encoding AIM24 family protein, which yields MQSPLFSHTEQQSQDRYTVQNPQLLRVALTGHDDVLARKGAMVAYQGLMDFDGEIQNQSQRTAHAHTGEGLDLMRCSGQGTVYLANLAQYVHVVDVDQDGLTVDSAYVLALDSTLHTEVIAVDSQYGISGSGKYQLNVSGRGQVALMTSGRPLMMQVTPDKYVNVDADAIVAWSSSLRVQMQAQTHSSNVRRRRGTTGEGWELNFLGHGFALVQPSEVMPPQGAQIGQGVAAQFGVGQHGAHGQNQNNAWN from the coding sequence ATGCAGAGTCCGCTTTTCAGCCACACGGAACAGCAGAGCCAGGACCGGTACACGGTGCAGAACCCGCAGCTCCTGCGGGTCGCGCTCACCGGTCACGACGACGTCCTCGCCCGCAAGGGCGCCATGGTCGCCTACCAGGGACTGATGGACTTCGACGGCGAGATCCAGAACCAGAGCCAGCGCACGGCCCACGCCCACACCGGCGAGGGGCTCGACCTGATGCGCTGTTCCGGGCAGGGCACCGTCTACCTCGCCAACCTGGCCCAGTACGTCCACGTCGTCGACGTCGACCAGGACGGGCTGACCGTCGACAGCGCCTACGTGCTGGCGCTCGATTCGACGCTGCACACCGAGGTCATCGCCGTGGACAGCCAGTACGGCATCTCCGGCTCCGGCAAGTACCAGCTGAACGTCTCCGGCCGCGGCCAGGTCGCGCTGATGACGTCCGGCCGGCCCCTGATGATGCAGGTCACGCCCGACAAGTACGTCAACGTCGACGCCGACGCGATCGTCGCCTGGTCGTCGTCGCTACGGGTGCAGATGCAGGCCCAGACGCACTCGTCGAACGTCCGCCGGCGTCGCGGCACGACCGGGGAGGGCTGGGAGCTGAACTTCCTCGGCCACGGCTTCGCCCTCGTCCAGCCCAGCGAGGTCATGCCACCGCAGGGCGCGCAGATCGGGCAGGGCGTGGCGGCCCAGTTCGGCGTCGGCCAGCACGGCGCGCACGGGCAGAACCAGAACAACGCCTGGAACTGA
- a CDS encoding zinc-dependent metalloprotease translates to MSDTPFGFGLPPEEPDDGDQGKKKPEGGANPFGGFGGLPGGQGGADNPFAAMFGSFNPADLGAAFQQLGQMLSYEGGPVNWDMAKQIARQTVSQGAPDGSKDSSVGAAERKAVEEAVRLADLWLDGVTSLPSGAAGAVAWSRAEWVEATLPAWQQLVDPVAERVGTAMGDVLPQEMQAMAGPLIGMMRSMGGAMFGQQIGHAVGALAGEVVGSTDVGLPLGPAGKAALLPLNVAAFGRDLSVPEDEVRLYLALREAAHQRLFAHVPWLRSHLFGAVEGYARGIKVDTSKLEDAVAQLDPSSPEQLQEALQQGMFQPEDTAEQKAALARLETALALVEGWVDAVVHAAAGSRLTSADALRETLRRRRASGGPAEQTFATLIGLELRPRRLRDAARLWASLTDARGVDGRDALWEHPDMLPTASDLDDPDGFVHREHMDFSELDKMLGEAAGRPDRAGGSDRSDRSDGSDGSSGEGTSGQGSSGEGDAPGKGGTPGQGDASGQSDASGEGDKDK, encoded by the coding sequence GTGAGCGACACCCCATTCGGATTCGGCCTTCCCCCGGAGGAGCCGGACGACGGCGACCAGGGCAAGAAGAAGCCCGAGGGTGGTGCCAACCCCTTCGGAGGGTTCGGCGGGCTGCCCGGAGGCCAGGGCGGCGCGGACAATCCGTTCGCCGCCATGTTCGGCTCCTTCAACCCCGCCGACCTGGGCGCGGCCTTCCAGCAGCTCGGCCAGATGCTGAGCTACGAGGGCGGTCCCGTGAACTGGGACATGGCCAAGCAGATCGCCCGGCAGACCGTCTCCCAGGGCGCGCCGGACGGCAGCAAGGACAGCAGCGTGGGCGCCGCCGAGCGGAAGGCCGTCGAGGAGGCGGTCCGCCTGGCCGACCTCTGGCTCGACGGCGTCACGTCGCTGCCGTCCGGTGCGGCCGGTGCCGTCGCCTGGTCCCGCGCGGAGTGGGTCGAGGCGACGCTGCCGGCGTGGCAGCAGCTCGTGGACCCCGTCGCGGAGCGCGTCGGCACCGCCATGGGCGACGTGCTGCCGCAGGAGATGCAGGCCATGGCGGGCCCGCTGATCGGCATGATGCGCTCCATGGGCGGCGCCATGTTCGGCCAGCAGATCGGGCACGCCGTGGGCGCGCTCGCCGGCGAGGTGGTCGGCTCGACGGACGTCGGGCTGCCGCTCGGCCCGGCCGGCAAGGCCGCGCTGCTGCCGCTCAACGTGGCCGCGTTCGGCCGGGACCTCAGCGTCCCGGAGGACGAGGTCCGGCTGTACCTGGCGCTGCGCGAGGCCGCCCACCAGCGGCTCTTCGCCCACGTGCCGTGGCTGCGCTCGCACCTGTTCGGCGCGGTCGAGGGGTACGCGCGCGGGATCAAGGTCGACACGTCCAAGCTGGAGGACGCGGTCGCGCAGCTCGACCCGAGCAGTCCGGAGCAGCTGCAGGAGGCGCTCCAGCAGGGCATGTTCCAGCCCGAGGACACGGCCGAGCAGAAGGCCGCGCTCGCCCGTCTGGAGACGGCGCTCGCCCTGGTCGAGGGGTGGGTGGACGCGGTGGTGCACGCCGCGGCCGGCTCCCGGCTCACGTCGGCGGACGCGCTGCGCGAGACGCTGCGGCGGCGCCGCGCCTCGGGCGGTCCCGCCGAGCAGACCTTCGCGACGCTGATCGGCCTGGAGCTGCGGCCGCGGCGGCTGCGGGACGCGGCGCGGCTGTGGGCCTCGCTCACCGACGCGCGCGGCGTCGACGGGCGGGACGCGCTGTGGGAGCACCCCGACATGCTGCCGACCGCCTCCGACCTGGACGACCCGGACGGTTTCGTCCACCGGGAGCACATGGACTTCTCCGAGCTGGACAAGATGCTCGGCGAGGCGGCCGGCCGGCCGGACCGGGCCGGCGGCTCCGACCGCTCCGACCGCTCCGACGGCTCCGACGGCTCCTCGGGCGAGGGCACCTCGGGTCAGGGCAGCTCGGGTGAGGGCGATGCGCCGGGCAAGGGCGGCACCCCGGGCCAGGGCGACGCCTCGGGTCAGAGCGACGCCTCGGGTGAGGGCGACAAGGACAAGTGA